GACCTGGACCTCCCCGTCGCAACCGGCGCCGGCGCCGATGCCGATCACCGGGATCGCGAGGCGCTCGGTCACGAGCGCGGCGAGCTCTGCGGGGATGCACTCGAGCACGACCGCGAACGCGCCGGCGTCCTGCAGCGCTGCGCAGTCACCGACCAGCGCGAGCGCCTCGGCGGCGCCGCGTGCCTGCACCTTGTAGCCGCCGAGCGCGTTGACCGACTGTGGCGTGAGCCCCACGTGCCCCATGACGGGGATGCCCGCTGCGACGATGCGGCGCACCGTGTCGGCCATGACCGCACCGCCCTCGAGCTTGACAGCCGCCGCGCCGGCCTCGGCCACGAACCGCCCGGCGTTGCGCAGCGCGTCCTCGGGCGAGACCTGGTACGACATGAACGGCATGTCGGCCACCACCAGCGCGCGCGAGGTCCCGCGGACGACGGCGGCAGTGTGGCGCACCATGTCGTCCATCGTCACGGGCAGGGTCGAGTCGTGGCCGAGCACGGTCATGCCGAGCGAGTCGCCGACGAGCACCACGTCGACGCCGGCCGCATCGGCCAGTCGCGCGCCGATGACGTCGTAGGCGGTGACCATGACGATGCGGCGACCGGCCTCCTTCGCGGCGCGAAGGGCGGTCACCGTCACGGACCTCGCGGGATCCAGAGGCACGTCGCTCATCGCTCGAGCTCCTTCCCGGTGTGGCCGTCCCGGCCGCATCTGCGGTCCTGGCGGCCCCCTGTTCGGGGGAGCCGCATTGTACCACCTGCGGCGATGCGGGCCTCGACGCCGTTTGGACCCGGCGGTCGCCGAGCCTCTCGGCGCGCCCTACGGTTTCTCGGAACGATCGTTCCGAGAAACCGTAGGAGCCGGGAACCGGTCCTGAACGACGCAAGTGCACGACCTGGCGACCGGCCCGCGGCGGCACCTCGGCCGGGGCTGGTATGCTCGTGGACGAGCCGTCAGCCCACGAAGGAGAAGCCATGCGCGCACTCCGCACCGCGACCGCAGTCCTCGTCGCGCTCGGACTCGCCGGCGCACTCGCCTCCGGATGCCGCCTCGCGACGAAGCCCGGCTCGACGGGCGGCGGCACGTCCGGCGACGGCGGCTCGAAGAAGGCCGACGGCGCCAAGGACATCGAGGCGGTCAAGGCGTACCTCGCCGCGAACAGTGCGCAAGCGACCTGGTACCCGCTGGTCGAGAGCATCGAGCAGCAGTCGATCGCGGGCGTGCCGGCGATCGTGATCGTCCTCAAGACGGCCGCTGACGCCGACACGGACTACTCGAAGGACGACGCCGCGGTGAACGCCATCCGCGCGTCGGACCCGGCGTTCACGGACTGCTACATCACCGTGGACCAGTGGAGTA
Above is a genomic segment from Actinomycetota bacterium containing:
- the panB gene encoding 3-methyl-2-oxobutanoate hydroxymethyltransferase gives rise to the protein MSDVPLDPARSVTVTALRAAKEAGRRIVMVTAYDVIGARLADAAGVDVVLVGDSLGMTVLGHDSTLPVTMDDMVRHTAAVVRGTSRALVVADMPFMSYQVSPEDALRNAGRFVAEAGAAAVKLEGGAVMADTVRRIVAAGIPVMGHVGLTPQSVNALGGYKVQARGAAEALALVGDCAALQDAGAFAVVLECIPAELAALVTERLAIPVIGIGAGAGCDGEVQV